Proteins from a genomic interval of Mesobacillus sp. S13:
- a CDS encoding YqgQ family protein, producing the protein MKTIYDIQQFLKKFGTIIYIGDRVADLELMTAELKELYNSQLIETKDYQSAILLLRQEIRLETEKKRK; encoded by the coding sequence TTGAAAACGATTTATGACATCCAGCAGTTCCTGAAAAAATTCGGGACAATTATTTACATAGGTGACAGGGTGGCAGACTTAGAACTCATGACCGCCGAACTGAAAGAACTTTATAATTCCCAATTGATTGAGACAAAAGATTACCAGTCTGCGATTTTACTTTTAAGACAAGAAATCCGTCTGGAAACAGAAAAAAAACGCAAATGA
- a CDS encoding spore germination protein, with translation MAEKPKHPVHESLKKNIEFLKEELGIDKSFDVIQLDVEYAGRDMALFLVDGFVKDDILLYIMQLLAKLEPGALDVETLKKLVKTYIPYVEVETTDDLDKVADMVLAGPTALAVDGVAEIILIDARTYPVRGPQEPDTERVVRGSRDGFVETLVFNTALTRRRIRDRTLRMEYMQVGRRSQTDIVVCYIEDIADPDMVKKIKDSISKIDTDGLPMGEKTLEEFISGHHWNPFPTVRYTERPDTAATHLYEGHVCIIVDGSPSVLITPTTFWHHLQHAEEYRNKPVVGAYLRMVRFLAVWASLFLLPLWYLFAVKPELLPEKMAFIGPNDPGQIPLFLQFFLIEIGIDVLRMAAIHTPTSLATALGLVAALMIGQVAVEVGLLTNEVILYLAIAAIGTFATPSYEMSLANRLVRIFLLVLTAAFQLYGFLIGVLLFFILLARMKSFGVPYLWPFIPFNPRAFRDVLLRSPIPLKNRRPRILKPQDPDR, from the coding sequence ATGGCAGAAAAACCAAAGCATCCCGTACACGAAAGCTTAAAAAAGAATATTGAATTTTTAAAAGAAGAACTTGGAATCGACAAGAGTTTTGATGTCATCCAGCTGGATGTAGAGTACGCAGGGAGAGACATGGCATTGTTTCTGGTGGATGGCTTCGTAAAAGATGATATCCTGCTGTATATCATGCAATTGCTGGCGAAGCTCGAGCCAGGAGCGTTGGACGTTGAAACCCTCAAAAAGCTGGTCAAGACGTACATACCTTATGTAGAGGTAGAAACGACTGATGATCTTGATAAGGTTGCGGATATGGTACTCGCTGGTCCAACTGCTCTGGCTGTGGATGGCGTGGCAGAAATCATTCTGATCGATGCAAGAACCTATCCTGTCCGAGGACCGCAGGAACCAGATACAGAAAGGGTAGTTAGAGGTTCCAGAGATGGTTTCGTGGAGACACTGGTATTCAATACCGCCCTTACAAGAAGGCGAATCCGTGACCGCACCTTGAGAATGGAGTATATGCAGGTCGGCAGGAGGTCTCAAACCGATATCGTCGTCTGTTACATAGAAGATATTGCCGATCCGGATATGGTGAAGAAAATAAAGGACTCTATCAGTAAAATAGATACGGATGGATTGCCGATGGGGGAGAAGACCCTTGAGGAATTCATCTCTGGCCATCACTGGAATCCATTTCCCACAGTAAGGTACACAGAGCGGCCAGATACCGCGGCAACACATCTGTATGAAGGGCATGTCTGCATCATTGTGGATGGATCACCAAGTGTCCTGATTACGCCAACGACCTTTTGGCACCATTTGCAGCATGCTGAGGAGTACCGTAACAAGCCGGTAGTCGGAGCTTACCTGCGAATGGTAAGGTTCCTGGCTGTGTGGGCATCACTGTTTTTGCTTCCGTTATGGTATTTATTTGCAGTCAAACCGGAATTGCTGCCAGAGAAGATGGCCTTTATTGGGCCGAATGATCCGGGGCAGATTCCTTTGTTTTTACAGTTTTTCCTGATTGAAATAGGAATCGATGTGCTCAGGATGGCCGCCATACATACACCGACCTCACTGGCAACAGCGCTAGGACTTGTCGCGGCCCTGATGATTGGACAAGTGGCGGTCGAAGTCGGGCTTCTTACAAATGAGGTCATCCTTTATCTTGCCATTGCCGCAATCGGGACCTTCGCAACGCCAAGCTATGAAATGAGCCTGGCAAACAGGCTAGTGCGGATATTCTTGTTAGTGCTGACTGCGGCATTCCAGCTTTATGGATTCCTGATCGGTGTCTTGCTGTTCTTCATCTTGCTCGCAAGAATGAAATCCTTCGGTGTACCATACCTGTGGCCGTTCATTCCATTTAACCCAAGGGCTTTCCGAGACGTGCTCCTACGGTCACCGATTCCATTAAAGAACAGGCGGCCAAGAATACTCAAACCACAGGATCCAGATCGTTAG
- a CDS encoding rhomboid family protein, with product MEEYLFWKVTEFLIVKKEYRILQLSQDHGELWLEKTENKHSQVVRLLHYNLDWSNWLQRDIKMTSENGDRIRRKLTKGDLKILNLYFSAYPPVDDYEFRIDEPALSDNGKVTVDTILVERSNVYDALSKIEKRFDDEIEIELAEEFSEDDVESIKKNALSRAVSRAKEEQSIFNYGKPFFTYIFIAIQVLMFLVLEAAGGSTDTSTLIKFGAKFNPLILEGEWWRFFTPIILHIGLLHLFMNTLALYYLGTMVERLYGNMRFLFIYILSGFSGVLASFIFSPNLSAGASGAIFGCFGALLYFGVAKPRLFWRTLGLNILVVLGINLAFGFTIPGIDNAGHIGGLVGGFVSAGIFHLPKKKRPLLQTAFLFVTISAIALTLQYGFSGKANIVDESSILVLAQQHIKAEEYEQANDLLSDYRKSETLSAESLFMLSYTEIKLGRLEDAKRNLLQVVELAPDFHEAYYNLALIYLDEKSLEEAQTFAEKAVELNPGQESYRKTLEQINHYLEEAA from the coding sequence ATGGAAGAGTATTTGTTTTGGAAGGTCACGGAATTCCTGATTGTGAAGAAGGAGTATCGTATCCTCCAGCTATCGCAGGACCATGGGGAGTTGTGGCTGGAAAAGACAGAAAACAAGCATTCGCAGGTAGTTCGCCTGTTGCACTATAATCTTGATTGGAGCAACTGGCTCCAACGTGATATCAAAATGACTTCTGAGAATGGAGACAGAATCCGCAGGAAGCTCACTAAAGGAGACTTAAAGATTCTGAACCTTTACTTTAGCGCCTATCCACCTGTGGATGATTATGAATTCAGGATTGATGAACCAGCTCTCTCGGATAATGGCAAGGTGACGGTTGATACCATACTAGTGGAAAGATCTAATGTGTATGATGCTTTAAGTAAAATAGAAAAAAGATTCGATGATGAAATAGAGATTGAGCTGGCAGAGGAGTTTTCGGAGGATGATGTAGAGTCCATTAAGAAGAATGCCCTGTCCAGAGCGGTTAGCCGGGCAAAAGAAGAGCAATCCATCTTCAATTATGGGAAGCCTTTTTTTACCTATATATTCATTGCAATCCAAGTTTTAATGTTTCTTGTTCTTGAGGCAGCTGGAGGCAGCACGGATACATCAACCTTGATTAAATTTGGTGCCAAATTCAACCCGCTCATTCTAGAAGGAGAATGGTGGCGCTTTTTCACACCGATTATCCTCCACATTGGGCTGCTCCACTTGTTTATGAACACCCTGGCTTTATATTATTTGGGAACGATGGTTGAAAGGCTTTACGGGAACATGAGGTTTTTATTTATTTATATCCTTTCTGGTTTCAGCGGGGTGTTGGCCAGTTTCATTTTCAGTCCTAACCTCTCGGCTGGGGCGAGTGGCGCAATCTTTGGCTGCTTTGGCGCATTGCTTTATTTTGGTGTTGCGAAGCCAAGGCTGTTTTGGAGGACATTGGGGCTGAATATCCTTGTAGTGCTTGGCATCAACCTTGCCTTTGGTTTCACGATTCCTGGAATCGATAATGCAGGACATATTGGAGGACTTGTTGGCGGATTCGTCTCAGCAGGCATTTTCCACCTCCCTAAAAAGAAACGGCCATTGCTGCAAACCGCCTTTCTATTCGTTACGATTTCAGCAATAGCTTTAACATTGCAATATGGCTTTAGCGGCAAGGCCAATATAGTGGATGAAAGTTCGATCTTGGTGCTTGCCCAACAGCATATTAAAGCAGAAGAGTATGAACAGGCTAATGATCTGCTGTCAGACTATCGCAAGTCGGAGACACTTTCGGCCGAATCATTATTTATGCTTTCTTATACTGAAATCAAGCTTGGCAGACTTGAGGACGCAAAAAGGAATCTACTTCAGGTAGTTGAATTGGCACCGGATTTTCACGAAGCTTATTATAATCTCGCGTTAATATATTTAGATGAAAAAAGCCTGGAGGAAGCCCAAACCTTTGCAGAAAAGGCAGTAGAGCTAAACCCAGGGCAGGAAAGCTACCGCAAAACACTTGAGCAGATCAATCACTACCTTGAAGAAGCTGCTTGA
- a CDS encoding L-lactate dehydrogenase — protein MKNHVNRVVLVGTGFVGSSYAFAMVNQGVTEELVLVDLNKEKSEGDAMDLNHGMAFAPSQTKIWFGSYADCKDADLVVLCAGANQKPGETRLDLVEKNSKIFKSIVDEIMASGFDGIFLVATNPVDILTYAVWKYSGLPKERVIGSGTILDTARFRFLLGDYFKVDTRNVHAYIIGEHGDTELPVWSHADIGGKPIANMMKDQEHYKHDDLEEIFTNVRDAAYHIIQRKGATYYGIAMGLVRLTKAILQDENSILTVSAQLNGEYGHEDIYIGVPAIVNRNGIREIVELSLDEDEQQKFNHSVGVLRKVMDSII, from the coding sequence ATGAAAAATCACGTAAATCGTGTTGTCCTTGTTGGAACAGGCTTTGTTGGTTCGAGTTATGCATTTGCGATGGTCAATCAGGGAGTAACTGAAGAATTAGTGCTTGTCGACCTTAACAAGGAAAAGTCTGAAGGAGACGCGATGGACTTAAACCATGGAATGGCATTCGCTCCTTCCCAGACGAAAATATGGTTTGGCTCCTATGCTGATTGCAAGGATGCAGACTTGGTTGTCCTTTGCGCAGGTGCCAATCAAAAACCTGGTGAAACAAGACTTGATCTTGTGGAAAAAAACTCAAAAATCTTTAAGAGCATTGTTGATGAAATCATGGCAAGCGGTTTTGATGGGATTTTCCTGGTGGCAACAAACCCTGTTGACATCCTTACATATGCTGTATGGAAATACTCCGGGCTGCCAAAGGAACGTGTCATCGGTTCGGGGACGATTCTGGATACAGCAAGATTCCGATTCTTGCTCGGAGACTATTTTAAAGTCGATACCAGGAATGTCCATGCCTATATCATTGGAGAACACGGAGATACGGAATTGCCTGTTTGGAGTCATGCTGATATAGGCGGCAAGCCAATCGCGAATATGATGAAAGATCAGGAACATTATAAGCATGATGATCTTGAGGAGATTTTCACCAATGTACGTGATGCTGCCTATCATATTATCCAGCGTAAAGGAGCTACCTATTATGGAATTGCCATGGGTCTTGTCCGCTTGACCAAGGCGATCCTCCAGGATGAAAACTCGATTTTGACCGTTTCAGCCCAACTAAACGGCGAATATGGCCATGAAGATATCTATATCGGAGTGCCAGCTATCGTTAACCGCAACGGAATCAGGGAAATTGTTGAGCTTTCCCTTGATGAAGATGAACAACAGAAGTTTAACCATTCTGTGGGAGTATTGAGAAAAGTAATGGATTCCATCATATAA
- a CDS encoding DUF92 domain-containing protein, whose protein sequence is MGIDQLLVIGFIAIFSVASGFLKLLKPSGAFAAFFTGLTVWAGFGLKGLTLMGVFFLTSSLLSRYKSKVKEQLGEIHEKGSARDWAQVAANGGTAAFAGVVNFISPDPVWLLVLAISLASANADTWASELGVLSKQQPISIKSCKRVPRGTSGAVSGFGTAASAAGSLLIALTALSLFGGNLVWVLFVFLFGLAGSLADTLLGAYFQAGFQCVRCNVHTEKMSHCSTPTKQVSGFSNMNNDAVNFISCFTVAILGMSLYNLL, encoded by the coding sequence TTGGGGATTGACCAGCTGTTGGTAATTGGGTTTATTGCTATATTCTCCGTGGCTTCAGGGTTTTTAAAACTATTGAAACCATCGGGAGCTTTTGCTGCTTTTTTCACCGGTTTGACCGTATGGGCAGGATTCGGTTTGAAGGGTCTTACCTTAATGGGAGTTTTTTTTCTCACCTCCAGCCTTCTGTCCAGATATAAAAGTAAAGTGAAGGAACAGCTGGGAGAAATTCATGAAAAAGGATCGGCGAGGGATTGGGCCCAGGTAGCTGCAAATGGAGGAACGGCAGCGTTTGCAGGTGTGGTTAATTTTATTTCACCTGATCCGGTTTGGCTTCTTGTACTTGCCATCTCCCTTGCCAGTGCCAATGCAGATACATGGGCATCAGAACTGGGTGTTTTGAGCAAACAGCAGCCAATATCAATTAAATCATGTAAAAGGGTGCCACGAGGAACCTCAGGTGCGGTTTCTGGTTTTGGTACGGCAGCTTCAGCAGCAGGTTCCTTGTTGATTGCTTTAACCGCTTTGTCACTTTTCGGCGGCAATCTTGTTTGGGTTTTATTCGTGTTTTTGTTCGGGTTGGCAGGTTCGTTGGCAGACACATTGCTTGGTGCCTATTTTCAGGCAGGATTCCAATGCGTTCGCTGCAATGTCCATACTGAAAAAATGTCCCATTGCTCCACGCCAACCAAGCAGGTTTCAGGTTTTAGCAATATGAACAACGACGCTGTGAATTTCATCTCATGTTTCACAGTGGCTATATTGGGAATGTCATTATATAACCTGCTTTAA
- a CDS encoding 5-formyltetrahydrofolate cyclo-ligase: MDAKKALRQGMKEKLAELGKPEYEDLSYRVGQQLFQTEEWMEASTIAITVSKAPEIDTFQIIRKGWEQGKRMVVPKCEPKTRQLNFRELKRFSELESVYYGLLEPIVSETESVSHDEIDLVVVPGIAFSNEGYRLGFGGGYYDRFLANYQGNTVSLAFENQIVPEVPVESHDIPVRKIVSSEGVIIIGD; the protein is encoded by the coding sequence ATGGATGCAAAAAAAGCCCTGAGACAGGGCATGAAAGAAAAACTAGCAGAGCTGGGCAAGCCTGAATATGAAGATCTGTCTTACCGGGTTGGACAACAGTTATTTCAAACCGAAGAGTGGATGGAAGCTTCAACAATCGCTATTACGGTTTCAAAGGCTCCAGAGATAGATACATTTCAGATTATCAGGAAAGGCTGGGAACAGGGGAAAAGGATGGTCGTCCCAAAATGCGAGCCAAAGACACGTCAATTAAACTTCAGGGAACTCAAGAGATTTTCTGAACTGGAATCGGTCTATTATGGTTTATTGGAGCCGATCGTTTCCGAAACGGAGTCAGTAAGCCATGATGAAATCGACTTAGTGGTTGTGCCTGGAATCGCTTTTTCGAATGAAGGATACAGGCTCGGGTTCGGAGGAGGATACTACGACCGTTTTCTGGCAAACTATCAAGGGAATACGGTTTCTCTGGCTTTCGAAAACCAAATTGTTCCAGAAGTTCCTGTTGAAAGCCATGATATCCCGGTACGAAAAATAGTCAGCAGCGAAGGAGTCATCATCATTGGGGATTGA
- the rpmG gene encoding 50S ribosomal protein L33, whose protein sequence is MRVNITLACTECGERNYISKKNKRNNPDRLELKKYCSRDKRATVHRETK, encoded by the coding sequence ATGCGTGTAAATATTACATTAGCTTGCACAGAATGCGGAGAGCGCAACTATATTTCTAAAAAAAATAAGCGTAACAACCCAGATCGTCTTGAGCTTAAGAAATACTGCTCTAGAGATAAGCGCGCAACAGTACATCGCGAAACAAAATAA
- a CDS encoding glycosyltransferase family 4 protein — translation MTVIENKEKTILMLSWEYPPHIIGGLARHVHALSDELSKRNQQIHILTSKPNDSTDYEKQGNVHIHRVNPINEQDPDFLSWMAGLNVAIIEEALNIANHIEFNLVHTHDWMTGAAAAFLSKKLEIPLIATVHGTEFGRNKGVFSDLQQFIANKENELCHDADEIIVCSDFMEAEVISLFKVPIEKVTVIPNGAVSGTVEQPAFDIEELYPFLKGKKLIFSLGRIVKEKGFQTLIAAAGLLKHKQREVCFVIAGNGPLLDWYREKVRELGLDGFVHFIGFINEDIRTSMMMRADLAVFASSYEPFGLAAAEALAAGVPTVVAKTGGMQTLIEDYQTGFYMQPENEKSLVHIIEWILENEASTKVIGRRAKESINEKFSWARNAKDTDTLYISALSKKFKKEGVR, via the coding sequence GTGACAGTCATCGAGAATAAAGAAAAAACTATTTTAATGCTCTCATGGGAATACCCACCTCATATAATTGGCGGGCTTGCCAGACATGTACATGCATTGTCAGATGAGCTTTCCAAAAGAAATCAGCAAATACATATCCTCACGAGTAAACCAAATGATAGCACAGACTATGAAAAACAAGGGAATGTTCACATTCACCGTGTAAATCCCATCAACGAACAGGATCCCGATTTCCTCTCCTGGATGGCCGGGTTGAATGTTGCCATCATTGAAGAAGCATTGAATATCGCAAACCATATTGAATTCAATCTTGTTCATACCCATGACTGGATGACGGGAGCTGCAGCAGCTTTTCTGAGCAAAAAATTGGAGATACCACTGATTGCAACAGTGCATGGTACGGAGTTTGGACGGAATAAAGGTGTTTTTTCGGATCTTCAGCAATTTATTGCAAACAAAGAGAATGAACTCTGTCATGATGCAGATGAAATCATCGTATGCAGTGATTTTATGGAAGCTGAGGTCATCTCTTTATTCAAAGTCCCCATAGAAAAAGTTACTGTCATTCCAAATGGGGCAGTTTCAGGCACAGTGGAGCAGCCAGCATTCGATATCGAGGAGTTATATCCATTTCTAAAAGGTAAGAAGCTGATTTTCTCCTTAGGAAGAATCGTTAAAGAAAAAGGGTTCCAAACCTTGATTGCTGCTGCAGGCCTTTTGAAGCATAAGCAAAGGGAAGTATGTTTTGTGATAGCTGGTAATGGGCCGCTATTAGACTGGTACAGGGAAAAGGTCAGGGAGCTGGGACTCGATGGATTTGTCCATTTTATTGGCTTCATAAATGAAGATATTCGGACAAGCATGATGATGAGAGCCGATCTCGCTGTTTTTGCAAGCAGTTATGAGCCATTTGGACTTGCGGCTGCTGAGGCACTTGCTGCAGGTGTCCCGACCGTCGTCGCGAAAACCGGAGGGATGCAAACATTGATCGAGGATTATCAAACCGGATTCTATATGCAGCCAGAGAATGAAAAAAGTCTTGTCCACATTATAGAATGGATTCTTGAAAATGAAGCCTCGACTAAAGTAATCGGCCGAAGAGCTAAGGAATCCATCAATGAGAAATTCAGCTGGGCACGAAATGCGAAGGATACAGATACACTATATATAAGTGCGTTATCAAAAAAATTCAAAAAGGAGGGTGTTAGATGA
- a CDS encoding DUF4912 domain-containing protein, producing MTERQQKLYKLQDQLVARSLSPGKLLIYWQLQDEKVKFIGDYFYIPEDKIIRSLRLFEQDSRRVLQEVILRPDVSSWMFKGIKHNGNYYVELGVKRSPETFLPLLQSKSIILDGSNHLTTVQPPAPGWVGKVSTYTYYENLEGSIHK from the coding sequence GTGACAGAGAGGCAACAGAAATTATACAAGCTTCAGGATCAGTTAGTTGCGAGAAGCCTTTCACCTGGAAAGCTGCTGATTTACTGGCAGCTGCAGGATGAAAAAGTCAAGTTCATTGGTGATTACTTTTATATACCGGAAGACAAGATTATCAGGAGCCTGCGCTTATTTGAACAGGATTCCAGAAGAGTCCTCCAGGAGGTGATTCTTCGTCCAGATGTGTCAAGCTGGATGTTCAAGGGAATCAAGCACAACGGTAATTATTATGTTGAGCTGGGAGTTAAACGCAGTCCAGAGACGTTTTTGCCATTATTACAATCCAAGTCGATTATTCTGGATGGCAGCAACCACTTAACAACAGTTCAGCCACCTGCACCAGGGTGGGTTGGAAAGGTGAGCACCTACACCTATTATGAGAATCTGGAAGGGAGCATCCACAAGTGA
- a CDS encoding endolytic transglycosylase MltG — MNKRTAQAFALGLIFAAIFLWAGSSVIAKKEPEKEVGVTDAKKILEEKGYKVLSSGEYAELNEKKAEVIKEEKPKEEAPAEKKEEVKEEKKFTLIIAGGMSPGDVATMLASQGIIDDETKFERFLIDQGYHTKVQIGKYELTSGLDYHQIAKIITKNR, encoded by the coding sequence ATGAATAAAAGAACAGCTCAAGCATTCGCATTAGGACTTATTTTTGCAGCGATTTTTCTCTGGGCGGGCAGCAGCGTGATCGCCAAAAAAGAGCCAGAGAAGGAAGTTGGCGTTACAGATGCCAAGAAGATTCTTGAGGAAAAAGGCTATAAAGTGTTGAGCAGCGGCGAATATGCCGAACTTAACGAGAAAAAAGCAGAAGTTATAAAAGAAGAAAAGCCAAAAGAAGAAGCTCCTGCTGAGAAAAAAGAAGAAGTAAAGGAAGAAAAGAAGTTCACCCTCATAATCGCCGGCGGGATGTCACCAGGTGATGTCGCTACCATGCTGGCAAGCCAGGGAATCATCGACGACGAAACAAAATTCGAGCGATTCCTGATTGACCAGGGTTACCATACTAAGGTTCAAATCGGCAAATACGAATTGACCAGCGGCCTTGATTATCACCAGATCGCCAAGATCATCACAAAAAACAGATAA
- the phoU gene encoding phosphate signaling complex protein PhoU: MVVRGKFDEDLKTLHGKLLELGNFAVSALNQSLEALEKKDIELALKILEDDAQANLLEEEINDFAILLIAKQQPVAVDLRRLIVAIKIATDIERMADFAVNIAKSTIRIGKEPLVKPIEHIKQMHQISLEMLKLSLEAYNEEDLGKARQVAQMDDQVDDLYGETIKELLKLAQTKPEQLAQITQLSFISRYLERSADHVTNIAENVFYLVKGKRYDLNQ; encoded by the coding sequence ATGGTAGTAAGAGGGAAATTTGATGAAGACCTGAAGACACTGCACGGAAAGTTGCTTGAACTTGGTAACTTTGCGGTCAGTGCGCTTAACCAGTCATTAGAAGCTCTCGAGAAAAAGGATATTGAACTTGCTTTGAAAATTCTTGAGGATGATGCCCAAGCGAATCTCCTTGAAGAGGAAATCAATGACTTTGCTATCCTTTTAATTGCGAAGCAGCAGCCTGTAGCTGTGGATTTAAGAAGGCTGATTGTCGCGATCAAGATTGCGACAGATATCGAAAGAATGGCAGACTTCGCCGTTAACATTGCGAAATCGACGATCAGGATTGGAAAAGAGCCGCTTGTAAAGCCAATTGAGCATATTAAGCAAATGCACCAAATCTCGCTTGAAATGCTTAAGCTGTCATTAGAGGCGTATAATGAAGAGGATCTGGGGAAAGCACGGCAGGTTGCGCAAATGGATGACCAGGTTGATGACCTTTATGGGGAGACAATCAAGGAACTATTGAAACTTGCGCAAACGAAGCCTGAACAGCTGGCACAAATCACTCAGCTTTCATTTATCAGCCGTTATCTTGAACGCTCAGCAGACCATGTAACGAATATCGCCGAAAATGTCTTTTACCTTGTAAAAGGAAAGAGATATGATCTTAATCAATAA
- the pstB gene encoding phosphate ABC transporter ATP-binding protein PstB, which yields MSVVTEKANTSVNTKSNPTKEDTKKVVYETKDLNLWYGEGHALKNINLAINENEVTAIIGPSGCGKSTYIKTLNRMVELVPTVKISGEILYRGRNILEKSYQVEDLRTSVGMVFQKPNPFPKSIYDNIAYGPKIHGIRDKKVLDEIVEKSLRGAAIWDDVKDRLNQNAYGLSGGQQQRICIARALAIEPDVILMDEPTSALDPISTLKVEELVQELKKDYSIIIVTHNMQQAARISDRTAFFLNGEVIEFAETDKIFSNPSDKRTEDYITGRFG from the coding sequence ATGTCTGTAGTGACAGAAAAGGCAAACACGTCTGTAAATACGAAATCAAATCCAACTAAAGAAGATACAAAAAAAGTTGTATATGAAACAAAGGATTTGAATCTTTGGTATGGTGAAGGCCATGCCCTGAAAAATATCAACCTTGCGATCAATGAAAATGAGGTAACAGCCATCATTGGACCGTCTGGTTGCGGTAAGTCAACGTATATTAAAACGTTGAACCGAATGGTTGAACTTGTTCCGACTGTGAAAATTTCTGGTGAGATTTTATACAGGGGGAGAAACATCCTTGAAAAATCCTATCAGGTTGAAGATTTAAGGACGAGTGTAGGAATGGTATTCCAAAAGCCAAATCCGTTCCCTAAATCCATATATGATAATATCGCATATGGCCCTAAGATTCATGGTATCCGCGATAAAAAGGTTCTGGATGAAATCGTTGAAAAAAGCTTAAGAGGGGCTGCCATCTGGGATGACGTAAAGGATCGGTTGAACCAGAATGCCTATGGCCTGTCTGGCGGACAGCAGCAGCGTATCTGTATCGCCCGTGCGCTTGCCATTGAACCGGATGTCATCCTGATGGACGAACCAACGTCAGCACTTGACCCAATTTCGACCTTGAAGGTTGAGGAACTTGTCCAGGAACTAAAAAAAGACTACAGTATCATCATTGTTACACATAACATGCAGCAGGCCGCACGAATTTCAGATAGAACCGCATTCTTCTTGAATGGTGAAGTCATCGAGTTTGCTGAGACTGATAAGATCTTCTCAAATCCATCGGATAAGAGAACAGAAGATTATATAACTGGACGTTTCGGTTGA
- the pstA gene encoding phosphate ABC transporter permease PstA codes for MKYVDSTQVQKKMGSRLLANNLAKGLFFFATLFGLIVLVVLIYRVLKDGLPWVNVDFLMNRLSTDPERAGIWGAITGTLWLMVVVAPVTMLLGIGTAIYLEEYATKGRISSFIKTNISNLAGVPSVVFGILGLTVFARTLDLGSVVLAGGLTMALLVLPVVVVASQEAIRAVPQFLREASYGMGATKWQTIKNVVLPAALPGILTGVILALSRAIGETAPLVVIGIPALLIPIPDGIFDKFTILPVQIYYWTIDSALVAEYANLAAATIVILLLVLFVMNSIAILIRNKFQKRY; via the coding sequence ATGAAATATGTAGATTCAACTCAAGTCCAGAAAAAAATGGGTTCCAGGTTATTGGCAAATAACCTTGCAAAAGGGTTATTCTTTTTTGCCACACTTTTCGGTCTGATTGTTTTGGTTGTTTTAATCTACCGTGTTTTAAAAGATGGTTTACCATGGGTTAACGTGGATTTCCTGATGAATAGACTATCGACTGACCCAGAAAGAGCCGGTATATGGGGAGCGATCACAGGGACACTTTGGTTGATGGTGGTAGTGGCTCCGGTAACAATGCTCCTTGGAATCGGAACAGCGATATATCTTGAAGAATATGCAACAAAAGGCCGTATTTCTTCTTTTATTAAAACGAACATCTCTAATCTGGCAGGGGTTCCCTCCGTGGTATTCGGTATCCTTGGATTGACTGTATTTGCAAGAACTCTTGATTTAGGTTCTGTAGTACTGGCCGGTGGATTGACTATGGCTTTGCTTGTCCTTCCTGTCGTGGTTGTGGCAAGCCAAGAAGCGATCCGTGCCGTACCGCAATTTTTGCGAGAAGCGTCCTATGGAATGGGCGCAACTAAATGGCAGACAATCAAGAATGTTGTTTTGCCAGCTGCATTGCCTGGGATTCTTACTGGTGTCATCCTTGCACTCTCGCGTGCAATCGGGGAAACTGCACCACTTGTCGTTATAGGCATTCCTGCACTGTTAATACCTATTCCAGACGGAATCTTTGATAAATTCACGATTTTGCCAGTCCAAATTTATTATTGGACAATAGACTCAGCTCTTGTTGCTGAATATGCCAACCTGGCAGCTGCAACCATTGTCATTCTTTTGCTTGTATTATTTGTGATGAACTCAATTGCCATTTTGATCCGTAATAAGTTCCAAAAAAGATATTAG